A stretch of the Erpetoichthys calabaricus chromosome 3, fErpCal1.3, whole genome shotgun sequence genome encodes the following:
- the LOC114649355 gene encoding LOW QUALITY PROTEIN: photoreceptor cilium actin regulator-like (The sequence of the model RefSeq protein was modified relative to this genomic sequence to represent the inferred CDS: inserted 1 base in 1 codon; deleted 1 base in 1 codon) has protein sequence MTQEKEEDKIKYETQAVESCDEKNAKKVCRKQKKVKSGRTGKKGKERSSVHEQKVDFPELLVKAHQSAYAYLNPSISKYETLLDLLDQAARTHFQLQQMVSFLALCYEQLNQVLEEITGDGEKLLKEYGEHLSWPIEKWATQQKHPPPDLLQQLLQYTIQRMQSVGKAVGEVSDSALADITDYFESASDLMAEKLRVKRMLEDRLCKVLVWIDTSAIRKPGPEDMALYSEDSGIGVESESLGGSEKPTQHRNSCESAKLNSSETTQEAGSLSLQKSNHQKEXKIHSSVSLNSLDSNGHTASVETESLFSMASMDEDDDNYEDDLDDEDGLDEKNIKECSHSTPASPSFLSRPAQKWIENPENVEMTLKMKHAISGRIRFLPEQNLSSRSVMGSRYTTQWKEEEEEEEKTRRPQTASASTTGKKSKATKQRRTRSAESLRSQEEDPTLLELQRTQKDLSRRLEKMSEGKTEHVKLTKPKMGREQTLLNTTANNRLRSSLAKNFSILPSQDKPILQKAGSKEMTEQEKRKEKKPSKGPFKGHSTIPVASQHGRQSVKKLIDTFSQGKEMGNNLIPLKPLAPLKGIRKCGVLVFPSVGCHEFSSINRTENNNKLVTMRTDSKADDVDFDSFPPPPPEVLMDNSFQVSEELQKTTDGSPSSLSNCTTRRNLLNQQKATFSDRLRASLTSVNVLPSKGTLCRGSVKISPQKCMNQDSSSRRSSLDSQGDTEPETENEETASLYRQARKIIHLRHSTESPTNVPDSSEPSNKKEEDTPFSGSEKPLIYQDNISTAATEKLPRPPRGPPDNIIQSSLAQQKHSSTPLSPTAVQRKLPSPPVIHRQPASSSASPPMSRKLPSPPTTRKLPSPPQQRKLPHTPSQLSNQGSYTSRVIGNAHSIFCPVTSSMFQAQPPTQASQAWSIPNTSILPRPWGDQARNRNTLGTVTQSPQPFIRRSYSDRRPVVQLKLPQYSASSITSGSEPTISTQGSMESLANDEEPWDAQHLSELRMANRSASQPELCVVGQSIQRE, from the exons atgacccaggagaaggaagaggataaaataaaatatgaaacacaagCAGTGGAATCATGTGATGAGAAGAATGCAAAAAAAGTttgtagaaaacaaaagaaagtaaaatctGGCAGAACTGGCAAGAAGGGCAAAGAGAGGTCATCTGTTCATGAGCAGAAAGTGGACTTCCCCGAACTCTTGGTTAAGGCTCACCAGTCTGCCTATGCCTACTTAAATCCTAGTATATCTAAATATGAGACCTTGTTGGACTTGCTGGACCAAGCAGCTCGTACCCATTTTCAGCTTCAGCAGATGGTCAGCTTCTTGGCCTTATGTTATGAACAGCTAAACCAAGTACTGGAGGAGATCACTGGTGACGGAGAGAAGCTGCTCAAAGAATATGGTGAACACTTGTCTTGGCCTATTGAAAAATGGGCCACCCAACAAAAGCATCCTCCTCCTGATCTGCTTCAGCAGCTGCTACAGTATACAATTCAACGAATGCAGTCTGTGGGCAAAGCTGTTGGGGAAGTCTCTGATTCTGCTCTAGCAGACATAACTGACTATTTTGAATCCGCATCTGACCTGATGGCTGAAAAGCTGAGAGTAAAGCGTATGCTGGAAGATCGATTGTGTAAAGTCTTGGTGTGGATTGATACATCAGCAATCCGAAAACCAGGGCCTGAAGACATGGCACTCTACTCTGAAGATAGTGGCATTGGAGTGGAGAGTGAGTCTTTGGGCGGTTCAGAGAaaccaacacagcacagaaacagtTGTGAGTCTGCAAAGCTGAATTCATCTGAGACAACTCAAGAAGCAGGCAGCTTATctttacaaaaatcaaaccaccaaaagg agaaaatccacAGTAGTGTTTCTTTAAACTCCTTGGACTCTAATGGCCATACTGCTAGTGTAGAAACAGAATCTCTGTTTAGTATGGCTTCAATGGATGAGGATGATGATAATTATGAAGATGATTTAGATGATGAAGATGGGCTGgatgagaaaaatataaaagaatgctCTCATTCCACACCAGCTAGTCCAAGCTTTTTATCTCGACCAGCCCAAAAATGGATAGAGAACCCTGAAAACGTAGAGATGACGCTAAAAATGAAACATGCCATCAGTGGCCGAATACGTTTCCTTCCAGAACAGAATCTTAGCAGTAGAAGTGTCATGGGAAGTAGATATACCACACAGTggaaagaagaggaggaagaagaggaaaaaacaaGAAGGCCACAAACAGCGTCAGCTTCAACAACAGGGAAAAAATCAAAGGCAACAAAACAGAGGCGCACAAGATCAGCTGAATCTCTACGTAGTCAGGAGGAGGATCCCACCCTCCTTGAACTCCAGAGAACACAGAAAGATCTGAGTCGTCGATTAGAAAAAATGTCAGAGGGTAAAACAGAACATGTAAAGTTGACTAAACCAAAGATGGGAAGAGAGCAGACTCTCTTAAATACAACTGCTAATAACCGTCTTCGATCCTCTCTAGCCAAAAACTTTAGTATACTACCTAGTCAAGACAAGCCCATCCTTCAAAAGGCAGGGTCAAAAGAAATGACTGagcaagagaagagaaaagaaaagaagccaAGCAAGGGACCTTTTAAGGGCCACTCCACC ATTCCAGTGGCTTCTCAACATGGCAGACAGTCTGTGAAAAAACTAATTGATACTTTTAGTCAGGGAAAGGAAATGGGTAATAACTTAATTCCTTTAAAACCTCTTGCTCCTCTAAAGGGAATACGAAAATGTGGGGTTCTTGTTTTTCCTTCCGTGGGCTGCCATGAATTCTCTTCAATCAATAGAACAGAAAACAACAATAAACTAGTAACCATGAGAACAGATAGCAAGGCAGATGATGTGGACTTTGATAGCTTTCCTCCGCCTCCACCAGAAGTGTTGATGGACAATTCATTTCAAGTTTCTGAAGAGCTACAGAAGACTACAGATGGTTCTCCATCATCCTTAAGCAACTGTACCACTAGAAGAAACCTTCTCAATCAACAAAAGGCAACTTTCTCAGACAGGCTGAGGGCCTCCCTTACCTCTGTCAACGTTCTTCCAAGTAAGGGAACTCTTTGTAGAGGTTCTGTAAAAATTTCTCCACAGAAGTGTATGAACCAGGATTCAAGTTCAAGGCGCAGTTCTTTAGATTCTCAGGGTGATACTGAGCCTGAGACTGAAAATGAAGAAACGGCCTCTCTCTATAGACAAGCAAGGAAGATTATTCACTTGAGGCATTCTACTGAATCTCCTACTAATGTTCCTGACTCATCAGAACCTTCCAACAAAAAGGAAGAAGACACTCCCTTCTCTGGTAGTGAAAAACCCTTGATTTATCAAGACAACATCAGTACTGCTGCTACTGAAAAATTACCCAGACCACCTAGAGGCCCACCAGACAACATTATTCAATCTTCACTAGCCCAACAAAAGCACTCTTCTACTCCTTTGAGCCCTACAGCTGTACAACGAAAGCTTCCTAGTCCTCCAGTGATTCATCGTCAACCAGCTTCATCTTCAGCTAGTCCTCCTATGAGTCGAAAACTACCCAGCCCACCTACAACCAGAAAACTACCTAGTCCCCCACAGCAAAGGAAATTACCTCATACTCCATCCCAGTTAAGTAACCAGGGGAGCT ACACTTCACGTGTTATTGGTAATGCTCACTCCATCTTTTGCCCTGTGACGTCGTCTATGTTTCAGGCCCAACCTCCTACCCAAGCCTCACAAGCCTGGTCCATCCCCAACACTAGTATTCTGCCCAGACCATGGGGAGATCAAGCTCGCAACAGAAATACTCTAGGAACAGTCACGCAAAGCCCCCAGCCTTTCATCCGACGCAGCTACTCTGATCGCAGGCCTGTTGTACAGCTCAAACTACCCCAGTACTCTGCTTCTTCAATCACCTCAGGTAGTGAGCCAACCATCAGCACTCaagg